TGATGTGGAGCGTGAAAATCAACAGTTATAGcacatttattcaaaatatatttcgaTTGAAATGATTGTTGGAGGATGTCAACAACATGggttattgataattttttaaataataaaagaatattataattatatatgttgaattttaaaagaattcgttataatttaatttgaacataAGCTATAAAATcacttattaaaaacaaataaaataaaatttatagttaaTGTTAACATGAgtaatacatttaaaaaatgaattatggGAGTGTGACCCAAAAACTTAAAGAGAGATACTCCACTCAAGTGAAGTCAATCAACACACAACACTCTGGTCTAGTCAAATGAGTAGCCTCCTGCTCCCTACCCACTTTATGCGCCATAACCAAATCATTACAAACTTGGTCCACGCACCAGCACCAGCACCAGGCATATATTATAACGTgtccttttttcttattttcaaatacttccAATTCTGACTACATCTAAATTTGAAACGTTTTTCACACTACTTTTttcatcattaaaaaaaaaaaataaagataaatttgcAAACAGTTCCTATACCATTACTAGAAGACAGCATCAAAGCCAAAACCCAAAATATCACGGCAGATCAGATGCGTACAGAAGAAATGATCAATAAATGCGAAGCGTGATTCACGACTCAAATCAACCAAAgggttattaattaaaagtttttcactttttagTAGTGTCAGCGACCATACAGTTAGGCAGAGTCGCACAAGTGGCATACATACAAAAAGCAAGAGCACACACCAACAAACCAATGTTATCTATTCTTCTATAGAGGGAAGAAGTGGATAGATGAGATGACAGACACAAGGCTAAACtgaaaaaacaagagaaagcAACTTTACAGCCACTATTGCCATTCTCAACCACACACAAGTTTCCAAAACCTCAGTCTACATTTATTCTTTAACATCTTCAAGACTCTGTCCGAAAAGATTCATAATCGTGCAGTTCAAGATTCAGGACAAACACAGCAGAGAATTCATCAACTGCAGTGTTCCCAACTCGGTTAAAACctgcttttatatataaaaactttaCAGGTCAAGGCACAACAACCTCAACTCAGTTTGCCAGCAAAACATGTAACATCATCCTGTATATCTAAAAGACTAAAAGACAACTTCCACAACACGGTCTGAGGTGAAAGAGAACTTCACAAGAAGCAAAGAACAAAAGGTTAAATGAGATGTCTGTATGAACAACTGCATCCAATATATTCTTAACCAGTTTTATGATTAAGAGACCTGATTATATAGGCACCTTCCTGTATCTTGCTAGTTTTTCACCTAATTTCAACACCAGGCACCATGATAAGGTTAGCACAAGTGCTAATCCCCGGCCTCCGATGAGTCCGATGAGGACGATTAGACAAAGAACCAAATATCTCCGAGCTGGTGCGGATTCAGCTTCAGCTTCCTCGCCTTTCTCTTGGCTCTTTCCACTTGCTTCATCATTAACCTCCGGTGATCCACCAAAAGCAGAAATGGAGCTCGTGCCAGCTTCCTCTTCGTATCTTCCACTtgaaatggatgaaaatccaGTACCACTCTCCGATTCCCTATCATCCTTGCATTGATCTGCTTCTTGTTGTTCACCACACAAGGAAACAGTATCTTCTTTTACAAGTTCATTCCTTTGAGGGTCGTTGTGTCTTGAATGTCTTAATTTCTTTGGAAcaaatttcttcatcttcGATTTTATCTTAGCTCTCCGGGATTTCCTTTTCATATCTGCCAATTCACATATAGACTCTTCTTTCTCCATCACCCCCTCCTTCAATCCAATTTCTTGATATCCCAATCTCCCTTTATAACAGGACTCTTCCACTATCTCGTTCTCCAATTGAATTTCATCGGCATGCCTCACCAAATAACCCTTTGGTTCTGCAACTTCAATTTCTTGATCCGGGCAGCTAAATCCAGAGCTCTTCAGAGAAGAAGAACCAGACTTTGAAGGGTGCACTTGCTGCACCTCTGTCATCAAAACCCGACCATTATTCGCACCTAAGTTAGCCTCCTTGAATCTTGACATTCTTCGGACCCTCTGCACCATGGACCTTAACACTCCTTTGGCCTCTAAACACGGCTTCAACAACCGGCACATATGTTTCCCAGCATACTCCAGGAAAAATAACAAGAACGCCGAGATGGTGAAGCTCACTGTCAATCTCTTCGTCCCCAACGCCAAAACCACTACCAAGAACATCTTTAGAACCATCAACAAAACCCCAACTGCATCCGCTGCTGTATCAGCACCAAGTTCCCTCTCATCTACACCAATCAAGGAACCATTATCACTCGATCCCACAGCTAGAGTTTCACTGGCATCCCCAGAAAGCGAAGCACAAGGCAGAGGGGCGTGCATAGGAGTAGGAGATCCCGCACTAGACGGAGAAATTATAGGCGAAGTTGATGGCAGAGGGGAGAAGAAAACGGTTGGCGATCCTGCAACTGCCGGATCACTAGCATCATTGAGGGGTGCAATTGGGTGGCTTTGACGCTTTTTCTTGGAtggttttttcaattttccacgatttttcatgaaaagatCAACCAGCGAGGTCGGAAACCCGGTCTCCACCACAAGAGAAGAGCCGTCGCGCCGCTTCTGAGAGTTGTGCAGATGATCGTTCACCAATTGAGAAATTCTTGTGCTCTTCACCTTCTTCCATGGGAAAGCCATGATGCCAACAAAAGCGCGATCCAACAGCgaaaaaataaagtgagaTTGGATCGATTGAACCCGATGGCTATGCTACAACATTTTGAGAACAAAAGGGTTTTGATAAATCCGATTTCAAGATCTTGAAAACTCTGGGAAAGATAACTTTAGGGTTCCTTCTCTTTCCATATATTCAGGGTGAATTTCAGCCCAAAACCCCTTCTTGAAGGTTTGCGACGTTGGAACATACATGTGGGAGAGCATAAAAAGgaaggaaaatattttagtaagaACTAATAAAGAAAGAAGATCAAATCTGTATCTGTATAAACAATCAAGACCCCCCACTCGGAATCAACGAAATCTTGGTGGAAGGGTTCTAGAGAGGTGAAGCGCTTGGAAAGAAAGGATTATATTGACGAGAAATAGCAATAGGaacaactctctctctctccttcctACCTCGTTCTTGATCTTAAATCTTAATTATTGCACTGtcgtatatataaaaagggCGGATCTTTGACTATTTAACCCTATGTATCACAAGGACGGTAAGAAAAAACTGTTAACCAAAATAGGAATTTATagtgagaaagagagaggtgtaaatgtaattgcGCGTGGGAACTGTTTCAACTGTGCTCATCATCCATCGGAGAAATTAATGGACATCTGTCTTGGTATCGTTGTCGGTAGCGCGCCTGCTGTAGCTTACACCGAGTAATCAAGGAAATTGTCCGCCtcattctcataatttaattgcCTTACACAACCATggaatgtaatttatcttctttaatattataaatgaataaattatttttttgttgtgacaaaacaaattcaacttctctctttgtattttttaaaatgaaataatttatttttattttaagaaatacagaGAAATATCTTacattttttatgcattttttctattttgataaTGTCAACAAGGTTAGtaactaattttcattttattccatatatttggattaatatattaaagtcTAACTAGGATGGTCGCAGTAGAAATCATTGTAGTTTTCAAATTAATGCGGCATCCCATCATTGTCTTGATTATTGAGGTTTCCCACTCCTCCAAAGTCAATAAATGATTAAaagacaataataataataataatagttacagAACATgtaattgtaaaatttgtatataaaaatatcaaatgatttcttgtaataaagtttaaaaaaacacACCGATATTTCgatattattaaagaaaaaaaaaagtatagaaCACAAacgttttaattaattattcattgtggggcaaagggaaaaaaaacacacacaaatcCAAAAGTGATGTAAATCGATGATTGGctcctttcttcttttctcttttcctccTTTATCTCCTTTACCAACATTTGATCTTTAgctgattaattaaaaataatccaCAAGTTTGTCATTTTCAGTCCAACCAAGATCcgcaattgtaatttaatttcagtttGGCGTGGGATGTCGCTATCttacacatttatatatatatatatataatatgaaattaaaagacaaaaagcaTCACGGgaattatgtttttcaaaaatgagaaaagacACTTTAGTATataagtagaaaaataataaatgtaactaattattttgttaaataggtggagagggagagagagagagagagagggtagCGCGTGCTTCATGCCGATTTGAGAACAGATGTCTTTGAATGGGAAGTGAATATTGGAGCAGAGAAGAGTGATGAAGTAAATGAAAAGCAATGGATGCATCTGATGTTCATTTCAACTCAAATATGTAACTGTTGCTTCTCATGCCCCACTCCAATTACCACGTTTTTCTCTATGCAATTACTACTTTACAATACTGTAACTTCCATTTTGCACCCATCCTATTCATTTATATACACACTTTCTTACAATGCTaaccttataattttattttacaaactactatttcaaaaataaaaaataaaaaaatactaagtCAGATCCGATTAACGTGGTgtttggttaaatttatttaaaatattttatgagtttgtacatcttataagattttattttataaatgaattcttaCACTGTTTGCATCAAATTAGAGTGTGAAACTTATCAAAGGTTAGAAATGGtacttttataatatgattaCAATTGAAGAAATCtattaaagttttaaaaataaatcatctgGAAACTCCTTACCCTTGTAAAGAGCTTGTAAACTGATCACGACATCCAACTGTcgaattgtataaaatattttgaaaattttataagcacTGTTGCATTGCATGTTATATAGACACTTTTGATAATTGTGTTTGGTGTTTGGTGTTTGGTGTTAgggtaattaataaatattgttgatTAATTGCATTTGTGTTCATGAGCCACTGCTATTACTACTAGTGTTGTATATAGTATTGGAAAGTGTTTACAGCATTAATGAGTCCAGTGGTGGGTTGGATGGAGTGTTGTGGACCCCACCCTCTTTCTTCCACATCTGATACATATACGCCTCGTTTCCCTATTCACTCATCATCAATGGGTTTTGGGGCCATGATGAATACAAATAGACAAGGTATAGAGGGAAGCGCAGAAAGCAGGCGTAAATGGGATTGCAGGACCCAACCCCCTAGCTAAATCATATTCATAACCTAATTAAGTTTATGATGttgatggatggatggatggatggatggatgggaGTATACAagtttaaatttcttttgatttacATCCATTTAGTTTAACATTATCTATACTGCTATAAAGACTCACAATCATAGTATTCATGCCActacatcatttttttataagccCAAAAATACTTTTCTATTGATCAAGcaatttttaacatataaaaacaaaattgggaaaataataatattaataaaattatgtgcatatataaCTAGGTGTTGACTGTTAATCTACCTCTATGGGGCTCCAGGTTCACAATGCCTgtatataaatcaaattaatagatttgaaaattaagtGATAATCCCGCATGCCTAATTATTAAAGACAGACACTTTTCAACGAACAACAAACTAAAGAGCAGacattacatatattttggtTTTACAGAGGAGTGGTTGGAGCAACATTTGTTTCTTCTCATGCTGCTACAATTTACACATCTGTATCTTCTtgtaatcaataataaaagaattaaataagacataaaatatcaaactaATTGTGCGCAGCTTGCAGCTTATTGATAATCGACTTATCAACCTGGAACGCCTTGGCCAATACATCAGCGTTTATTGCCGGATCCGAACCGAAAACCGCATTAGCGATGGCGATAACACCAGGATTCTGGCTGCTTAAAAATGCGATTGTGACGGCATTCCCTTGCCCAACGTTTTGCTGAAAGTGAACAAGCCCCAAGGGGAAAACAAACACGTCTCCCTTTTGAAGGACTTTGGAAATCAGCCTGTTCTCCGGGTCGGACGTGACGAAGCCCACGAGCACAGTGCCCTCCAGCACCGTCAATATCTCGGAAGCTCGAGGGTGGCGGTGGGGCGGAACCACTCCTCCAGGACGGTAGTCGACTCGCACGGTGGAGATGCCGAGGGTGTTGAGGCCCGGAATTTCGAGCACGGTTGGGCGGTTTATGAAGGAGCCGAGGGGATTTGAGGTGTTTCCAGGTATGTTAAGCCCTCTAAAAAGGAAGTGATCAGGGGTCACTTGCTTAGGGTCTAGGCAGGCAAACCCATTAACTCTCACTGCAAAAACAACACCACACAAATTACCAAATATTGTGACTACTTACCtacatgaaataattaatcatcttgaatatatatatatatatatatatatatatatattgaaaccTGCAGCAGCGTTGAAGTCTGCGACGCAAAAATCTTGAAGAGGAGAAGGTTCATGGGCTAAGGCAAGAGAGCTCCAAGTTATTACTACAAGAGAGAGGGATAGTATTAAATTTGccatttttaaatgttttgaTATGAGTGATGATTATGTAGGTAGAGACTGAGAGTagctgtatatatatatatggttgatgaacaatatatatagagtgtAGGCATCAGCTGCATGGTGAGTTGATAACAAGTACTGAAGACCAAGTCAGGTAGAAGCGATCATCTTCGGCCGTCTCATGATTCCTACATCATGCTTCTGTCGTCCACTATTGTTCCTTCCAGAATTAAACATTGTCTGAATGGTTCAACGCGCGAGCAGTGTAATTGGATTACGGCTCAATTTTCTGATAAAAGAATTGGGTGGTGCAATTATAAAGTTTTGATATACCAAGTCTTCATGTGCATTTAGGACAAGGTCCTCCTAAACCCCTCAACTCAAATGTAAGTATGTAAGCGGACGTGGCAGACAACGTAAAATATCATGACCCAATTACGACTCCATCCCCGCCTGCATGCTTTTTCATCTTGAAATATTCTAACTCCATATCAAATTCTATcgcattaaaataaaaaattatgataaatacattatatttgttatataattaatttacagttcaggaaaaataatgataaatatatcatattttttatatgattgatttgattcgagcaaatttaatttgtataattccATCCATTTCAACAACCACAAACCATCTCTAGTAATTAATCAATGCTAATATTAACTTTGACCTTTTCATCACTGGTTCCTAATCTCTAGCATTTTTTAGCTTTAACtattaaattagtaaatatttcttatttatgctaaataaaaaatcactcTTCCCATATATTCGCttggaattaattctttattttgatgGAAACTTGATAAGTGGATCAtagattgaaaaaattaaaagtaggGCCTCCCCTGCCCGACCCAATTTCCGGATCCAGTTTCttattttgtgtaataatggGCCTGTCCATTATACAATACCCGCTTCCATTATACATTTAAATGagggtatttattttttacactagtttattttattagacgtataatttgattaaaatttattgatttttaggtataatgttattaaaaattgaatgattatctgtttgaaaagagaaaactattgaatccaatatatatatatatatatgtgaggaGAGAAACTGGCTTCAATTTCGATTTGATGTtcgtattttaaattatatttatatgctaTTTTTAGCAATAAGAACATCACCCCGAACTAATTGGGTTCACTGCATGTGGAAGTTAGGTTGCCTATGGGGTGCGgccatctattttttttaatcaataataatttgaattgcatttaataatatatatagatattatgtaaataaagggcataatattaattataatttaatatatatatatatatatgtacatacatagtataatataagatgcaatattaattttgaatattggaATGATGAGTACTAAAGTCAAAAGGGGTCAAatgagttgaaaaataaaagaaaaataaaattaagaaagttaTTAGTGTCAACATCAGATGAAGTAAATATGAGTTGTGAAGGTGGACCCGCCAGGCTGGCAACCGTTAGAATCCAACGTGAATATCTGCTGATCGATTCCTTCAGATGTGCGGCCAGGATCTTCCCCCCCAAACTCCTCACCCCTCTTTCTCTCTACTGTGTTGTGTAGTTGATTCAACACTTTTTTGCCCATCCCATCGTTTGTTGTTTATTACAAATTCCCACCTAAATCTCGCTTCTCACAGTCACTGTGTTCTCAAGGAGCAGCGCTGTGAAGTGTGTGTCTCAACTTCTTCACTCCTCCAGGGCGGTGCGAGAACACTCTCTCGCCCTGAAACTAAAACACATCGACTCGCATTGCTCTGGGTTAGTGTCTTTTCAAGATTCTTCTATCAAAAAACTTGCCTTGTTTTTCTTAAGTATTGGATCTGTGATTTTGTTGCGCGTTTCCAATTGGGTTTTCTGCTGTTTGCTGTGTGGATCAGATTTTAAGCCCGGGAATtctttaaacttatttttggtCAATGTATCGTTTTCAAGTAACGCGTGAATCTTGATCAAAGAAATTGGGTTTTCTTGTCAAGAAAGCTTGTTGTCAGTCTATTTCTCGAATGGATTTGGCGAATGGAGATATGGCTTTTGAAGATTTGGACACGATAGTCTACTGTGTTCTGTTTACCATAATGCAGAAAGTTCTTCCTTGGGAAAGGCCCTTCGAATTCAAATTATCTAGATTGGTAAGGGCAGGGGCACGATTCACAAGTTCTTAATGGGAAAGAGACTTCACATTCACATGTCCCACTACAATGTTTTCAAAAGTTTGACAT
This genomic window from Sesamum indicum cultivar Zhongzhi No. 13 linkage group LG12, S_indicum_v1.0, whole genome shotgun sequence contains:
- the LOC105175931 gene encoding putative germin-like protein 2-1: MANLILSLSLVVITWSSLALAHEPSPLQDFCVADFNAAAVRVNGFACLDPKQVTPDHFLFRGLNIPGNTSNPLGSFINRPTVLEIPGLNTLGISTVRVDYRPGGVVPPHRHPRASEILTVLEGTVLVGFVTSDPENRLISKVLQKGDVFVFPLGLVHFQQNVGQGNAVTIAFLSSQNPGVIAIANAVFGSDPAINADVLAKAFQVDKSIINKLQAAHN
- the LOC105175802 gene encoding uncharacterized protein LOC105175802, whose translation is MAFPWKKVKSTRISQLVNDHLHNSQKRRDGSSLVVETGFPTSLVDLFMKNRGKLKKPSKKKRQSHPIAPLNDASDPAVAGSPTVFFSPLPSTSPIISPSSAGSPTPMHAPLPCASLSGDASETLAVGSSDNGSLIGVDERELGADTAADAVGVLLMVLKMFLVVVLALGTKRLTVSFTISAFLLFFLEYAGKHMCRLLKPCLEAKGVLRSMVQRVRRMSRFKEANLGANNGRVLMTEVQQVHPSKSGSSSLKSSGFSCPDQEIEVAEPKGYLVRHADEIQLENEIVEESCYKGRLGYQEIGLKEGVMEKEESICELADMKRKSRRAKIKSKMKKFVPKKLRHSRHNDPQRNELVKEDTVSLCGEQQEADQCKDDRESESGTGFSSISSGRYEEEAGTSSISAFGGSPEVNDEASGKSQEKGEEAEAESAPARRYLVLCLIVLIGLIGGRGLALVLTLSWCLVLKLGEKLARYRKVPI